The Pomacea canaliculata isolate SZHN2017 linkage group LG14, ASM307304v1, whole genome shotgun sequence genomic sequence TATTGTATAATTACATCTTTTGTTCTCATTTGTCCATCCGGGTTGGTGAGTTAAGTAAGCGAATTTTGTATTCGAAAGCATAGCTCAAGTTGTTCAACAAATTTTCATTAATGCACAGTTTCGAGTGCATTATTGAGTTTATATCTTAGGTTTTCTGGGATTAGTTACAATGGAACACATGCCAAAGTAAGAATGTAAAGCATTTAACCGCAAAAACTCTTGTATTAAGTAGGCCAATCAAAGACCAAAACATTAggatattcaaaataaaattaaggaatTACTCTTGTTCTTTCAGTCTTAAAGTTATTACACAGTGAAATATAGTTAAATTTATCTCCAATATCACAAGCTGTGCTATAGTACAGTGACCTCTGTGTGCAATGGTAAATTATTTAAGGTTCAAAACTTTATGTAACACAGTTcttgtacatgtatatagttttcaaaagagaaaagggctttatatattttataattctaATATATCCTTCTCATAcaattcagaaaatgtttttggataCACACATCAAATGAACATAGCCTAACCTTATATTGAAACTAATTTGGGAAAAATTCTTAATTATCCTGATGGTCTAAAATCCATGAAATCCATAAGTTAACAACCAACAATTGAgtttgacaacaaaacaaaccctgTCAGTCCTTTTCGAATCGACGAACAATTGTAAGCAACACACGATTGGTTGGTTGCTAGAGAAGCGACCAACCAGAGTGCTGCGTTGTATCCCAGCCCCCGATTAGCTCAGTACAGTGGCGCGTAGTGTACTTTTTCGTCCTTCGTTCTATTACAGGTACTGTTTCGTACTACTCTACTGTACAGTATATTATGTGTTTgatcttttatttactgtaaaggtGCAGTACATGCGCAGaacagtgtgggaatggttattaaggaaataGGACAGGTTTATGTAGCGTAAAAGTATGGGTATATGGTTTATATAAAGCCTAATTtaatatatactgtatacagACATATAAATATACCATTTCTATTTCGTGGATTTTCGGTTATTGTGGTTGGTTCTGGAACGCGATatcgagggattactgtatttGATGTCAATTGTGAGATCACAGATGAAGATGCTCTACTAAGCCTACTTTGTGTGATTCCTTGGTTTTCATATATAGCAGTACATATTAATTATAGCAGAAGAGTATAGCAAACATGCAGCTCTTATCGGGGCACATGGCGCATCATTTACCGATAAAAATTGCCAAAGACGATAGCGTAAGTATATTATATTTGTCCATGACACATGACCtgcatgtgtatgagagaggaGTGCAATAATCTGCAGCAGCaggaaagcagacgacacgagaGCTCTCGTATTGAGAGGTGAAAAAGGCGGCGTTCTCCCCGTCTGCTCACAGACGTTAAGATCACAAGAGGGAATCAAATCATCGTACAGGACCTAAACAACTTTCAGCAACTTGCCCTAACCACTTGTTACTGCAGCCTTAACCGTTGTATTTGCTGTTTAGTGCAAGGTACTGTAGTtgtttcattccttcattcttACAAGATTTTTgcgattatttcttttttcaaagcacagtggaagttctgttgtttgctgtacTGTTCATTTTGAAGTGTATACCAACAAGTtcagaaataatataaacagaCTGTTGTTACTATCACCTGTTTCTATAAAGTTCAGTAAGTAATTAACAAACGCCCAACTGTTTCATTAACATTATTGACATTGCCAAGTAGGCTGATGTAATCAGTGTGAATGATGTTGAATTGCGTATGTAGTGATCTAGGATCCCCGAAGGCTGAAGAAAATTCTGGGCTGTTAGCATAATCTTTTGCAGGAAATGTATAAATTGTGACAGGAATAATCAGACACTGTCTTGAAATGCAGgattttaacagaaatgtgcctattttttttttttttttttaattcagctaGCAcaatagtaatacatgtatctTGATATGTATAGCTATCGTATTTATTAGATTAACTTAAAATCTTTATGTTAACAGGGTGTTAAAGCGTTTAATGAACAGTCATACTAAAAATCATGGCAAGAAGAGGGGGACTGGGGCTGTTTTTGCTGAGTGCAGAGATTCTGAACTTGGGGATCACAGAGATTCCTACAGTTACACTTGCTGCATTAGTTGGCCAGGTAAAGTACAAAGGCGAAAAagataaatcataaaaaatacagCCATCTGACTCATTGCTGAAAAAAGGAGATAAGACTAAGAGAATTCTTATAACTGGTTTGTCTTTGTTTAGCCTGTTTACAAACTTggtaaagtttatttgtttgaaccTAAGAGCaccatattttaaattattgactTCTAAGTTGATGAAGTTACTAAGcatgagggaaaaaaagtgatattgttaatatttcttaatataaaattattgtactaaattatataatttattattactttattagtattatataaatattgtttccaataacaatttaaaatcaGCGTTCTTTTCCTCTTAAAGCCTGTTAAACCACATGGTGTTTAtaacacatttaaataatttcttttacagGTTGTCATCTTCTTGGATTTCTTCCCTAGATATTTTCCATCAGcagcttctgtgtgtgtgagttcttACATGGTCTGGAACAATGGTATGTGGAAACGCCTCGTTTTAGCCCCTTTATATCATGGCAATGATATGCACCTATACTTCAACATGATCTCATTTCTGATGAAAGGAAGAACCCTTGAAAGGAAATTTGGAAGTATATACTTTTTGTGGATGGTAAGTAAAAGCAGTCTTCCATTGtagttctgtttttgttttccagtaACACTGCAGATAAAAGGAACCCGTAAAAAAAGGCATATgcaatgcaataaaaaaaaaaaaaagcactacaTTGCATATTTCATTGATATATTCAAGTATGTATGGGGAGGTGTGCACACttttatgtacatgtacatttcATAGATATGCATacttatgtgtgtttatgtgaatgTGAGCATGAGAAAGATGGCaaaaatgtatgtgcatattttaggtgtttttgtgttttacatgtGAGATAGTTGTGTAAATAGCTGTTTATTGTGGTGAGcaaatttttgtgttgtttgtgatcATATAACAAGATCAGATTGATGTGTTAACAAATATTCCTAAATTTATAAATACCAATCACTTTGCATCAGATTTTGTCCTAAATAGATTTTACTTCTCATACATCAGATATAAAgttgaaaaaggactagcaagATTAGTTGTATTAATTAAGACATTTAGATTAATTATATTACTGTATTTccataatgaaaaataatgctaTTCTTTTGTACTCCTAACACTTGCTAGTTTATTCTGTCAatagtttttctctcttctttcagcTTTCAGTGTTCACAGTCTTGTCCAGCTTGCTTTACGTGGTCCTTGGTGTACTGTTAGCAGAATTGCTAGATGATATTCACTACCTTACACAATGTGCAATTGGCTTCTCAggtaaaaacaagaaaatttcttatttgtctCATTATTCTTATCCAGACTGCTTGTTGTTAGTTACCCCCTAGAATGCCATGCAACATATTGGTGAAGAATTAGATGCGTTGCAATAATGTTGTAAGGAGACAGTGTTCAGTTGTTACGTGCAGCTTAATGACTTGAACaatttccagttttgttttacCTGAATGGAAGGGCCTGTTCATTTATTGATTTGGGCCATCAGTgaccagtaattttattttcatttgattaaaatttattCCTTTGATAGTGCATTATAACCATTAGTAGTCTGTCATAAATGATTTCATATTCAACTTATTGGTTATTAAAACTCTTAAATTAAAACTGGAGACCTTACCATGGGCTCAGACTCGATTATTGCAGGGATAAGATTGAATTGATAGCTGCATCATTAGTTACATTGTTTTCCCTGACCAACATAAAAACATGGCTGCAGACTGTACACATTTACGatcaaaagaagataaaagcaGTATTATAATCTTTTAATACTTAAGTCATTGGGAAGTGAGGTGTTACAGGCTACACTTAACCCATTTGTCTCCTCCCACATTATCTTCCTTTCCACAAACTTTTAAGGGGTCAAGTGCACAGCGCGGACAACACTTTGCCAATGGGCATCAATCTGGTTAGCTTCAGTCTCGGACACCAATGCCCCAACTTCCTATCCATGCTCTGCTTTCCCTTTTGTGTATGGTGTAATCTGACAAGACTTTGAAAGGAAATGTGATTTCATGttttatcaaattaaaatttataattttgcaAATTTATGGGGTGACCATTTTTGGCAGTGGCAGCTGACTGGCACAGTTTGAGTTGCTTGATGGAATGTCCGTTGCAGGTGTTGTGTTTGCACTGAAAGTGGTGACAACACACTATGCTCGAGAGACTCAATATCACCTCTTTGGCTTCATCCGAGTCCCTGCACGCATGATCTACTGGGTAGAACTTTTGCTAATTCAGATCTTGGTGCCAAATGTCTCCTTTATAGGTGAAGCAACACTTTTCTAAATAGAGttttggagagaaagagattgttTGCTTATGTATATCAGTGCGTGTCTAATAGgcatttttgaaatttcttaCATCATATTTCACTAGTAATACACTGTGGGTATTAATGGAGGGATAACTGTTTCTCC encodes the following:
- the LOC112555069 gene encoding rhomboid-related protein 4-like isoform X2: MARRGGLGLFLLSAEILNLGITEIPTVTLAALVGQVVIFLDFFPRYFPSAASVCVSSYMVWNNGMWKRLVLAPLYHGNDMHLYFNMISFLMKGRTLERKFGSIYFLWMLSVFTVLSSLLYVVLGVLLAELLDDIHYLTQCAIGFSGVVFALKVVTTHYARETQYHLFGFIRVPARMIYWVELLLIQILVPNVSFIGHLAGIIVGLLYIKGPLGPIMNSIISPYYGQAHRRSRWARTTGPYSDPYVGRKYNRNYNANTPYNAQYNRGYTGGTQSSAPFAGESQYMYQDLTGGLSEEEQLDRAVFESMQQPQSFRELHPDLDELRARRCSRFRRCI
- the LOC112555069 gene encoding rhomboid-related protein 4-like isoform X4 encodes the protein MARRGGLGLFLLSAEILNLGITEIPTVTLAALVGQVVIFLDFFPRYFPSAASVCVSSYMVWNNGMWKRLVLAPLYHGNDMHLYFNMISFLMKGRTLERKFGSIYFLWMLSVFTVLSSLLYVVLGVLLAELLDDIHYLTQCAIGFSGVVFALKVVTTHYARETQYHLFGFIRVPARMIYWVELLLIQILVPNVSFIGHLAGIIVGLLYIKGPLGPIMNSIISPYYGQAHRRSRWARTTGPYSDPYVGRKYNRNYNANTPYNAQYNRGYTGGTQSSAPFAGESQYMYQDLTGGLSEEEQLDRAVFESMQQPQSFRDSPS
- the LOC112555069 gene encoding rhomboid-related protein 4-like isoform X3 translates to MARRGGLGLFLLSAEILNLGITEIPTVTLAALVGQVVIFLDFFPRYFPSAASVCVSSYMVWNNGMWKRLVLAPLYHGNDMHLYFNMISFLMKGRTLERKFGSIYFLWMLSVFTVLSSLLYVVLGVLLAELLDDIHYLTQCAIGFSGVVFALKVVTTHYARETQYHLFGFIRVPARMIYWVELLLIQILVPNVSFIGHLAGIIVGLLYIKGPLGPIMNSIISPYYGQAHRRSRWARTTGPYSDPYVGRKYNRNYNANTPYNAQYNRGYTGGTQSSAPFAGESQYMYQDLTGGLSEEEQLDRAVFESMQQPQSFRGRDSPS
- the LOC112555069 gene encoding rhomboid-related protein 4-like isoform X1, with the protein product MARRGGLGLFLLSAEILNLGITEIPTVTLAALVGQVVIFLDFFPRYFPSAASVCVSSYMVWNNGMWKRLVLAPLYHGNDMHLYFNMISFLMKGRTLERKFGSIYFLWMLSVFTVLSSLLYVVLGVLLAELLDDIHYLTQCAIGFSGVVFALKVVTTHYARETQYHLFGFIRVPARMIYWVELLLIQILVPNVSFIGHLAGIIVGLLYIKGPLGPIMNSIISPYYGQAHRRSRWARTTGPYSDPYVGRKYNRNYNANTPYNAQYNRGYTGGTQSSAPFAGESQYMYQDLTGGLSEEEQLDRAVFESMQQPQSFRGRELHPDLDELRARRCSRFRRCI